A window from Thermodesulforhabdus norvegica encodes these proteins:
- a CDS encoding tRNA 4-thiouridine(8) synthase ThiI has protein sequence MTERKVKAIGLISGGLDSLLAAKVLQDQNIDVLGISFATPFWDCEMAVRAATEAGIPIRVVDISHEHLEIVKNPRYGYGSNMNPCIDCHGLMLRVAGRIMEEEGADFIFTGEVLGQRPMSQRRDALRSVEKLSRYEGIILRPLSAKLLPETEPEKKGLVDREKLLAIRGRSRKEQMKLAETYGLKTYATPAGGCLLTKEGFSRKLKKLLEIMPDAEVRHIEMIKSGRLCVIGDRAILFVGRNAADNKRLDTLTSSPEEIRLKVLGIPGPRGILCGGYDNDRIELAASIVAAFSDADPDDMVTVELTKEEGIETVTVKPIDRRRIDTFLVR, from the coding sequence ATGACGGAACGTAAGGTAAAGGCAATAGGTTTAATTTCAGGAGGACTTGACAGCCTTCTTGCCGCAAAGGTCCTTCAGGATCAGAACATAGATGTTCTCGGCATCAGCTTCGCCACGCCTTTTTGGGACTGCGAGATGGCGGTCAGGGCTGCGACAGAAGCAGGGATTCCGATACGTGTTGTGGATATTTCTCATGAACATCTGGAGATAGTGAAAAACCCCAGGTATGGTTACGGATCAAATATGAATCCCTGCATTGATTGCCACGGCCTTATGTTGAGAGTGGCAGGAAGGATCATGGAGGAAGAGGGGGCTGACTTTATATTCACGGGAGAGGTACTGGGACAAAGGCCAATGAGCCAGCGACGTGATGCACTGCGAAGTGTTGAAAAACTGTCCCGGTACGAGGGAATCATTCTACGCCCCCTCAGTGCAAAGCTCCTCCCGGAAACCGAGCCTGAGAAAAAGGGCCTTGTCGATCGGGAGAAGCTGCTGGCCATTCGAGGCAGAAGCCGTAAAGAACAGATGAAGCTTGCAGAAACTTACGGACTCAAAACCTATGCTACCCCCGCAGGTGGATGCCTTCTTACCAAGGAGGGATTTTCAAGAAAGCTGAAAAAGCTCCTTGAGATTATGCCGGATGCAGAGGTCCGGCACATAGAAATGATAAAAAGCGGGCGACTTTGCGTAATCGGCGATCGGGCCATTCTCTTTGTCGGCAGAAACGCAGCGGACAACAAAAGACTGGACACTCTCACTTCTTCACCAGAGGAGATCAGGCTTAAAGTGCTCGGCATTCCCGGACCAAGAGGTATCCTGTGCGGAGGATATGATAACGACCGAATAGAGCTTGCGGCCTCCATTGTGGCAGCCTTCAGCGATGCTGATCCAGACGACATGGTGACCGTAGAATTAACAAAAGAAGAGGGTATTGAGACGGTTACCGTTAAACCTATTGACCGACGGCGGATTGATACCTTCCTGGTCAGATAG
- a CDS encoding homocysteine biosynthesis protein gives MAVVKTYEEINEKIKSGKVVVVTAEEMTRIVREKGEKRAAEEVDVVTTGTFAPMCSSGVFINFGHTKPPIKAHRVLLNNVPAYAGLAAVDIYLGATEPALEDPLNKIHPGLFEYGGGHVIHDLVSGKPVVLKAEAYGTDCYPNRYVEKTVYLKDLPNAVLCNPRNAYQNYNCAVNLSRKTLYTYMGVLKPKLGNANYSTSGALSPLLNDPYYRTIGMGTRIFLGGGIGYVVWHGTQHNPNVPRNDRGIPRGPAGTLMVLGDLKQMQPRWLVGVSILGYGCSLAVGIGIPIPVLDEEMAYYTGVSDEDIVTQVKDYSFTESEPLGEVSYAELKKGVIRIRGKEVPTVPLSSYLRAREIAEILKNWIKSGSFLLGKPQEYLPGCPQ, from the coding sequence ATGGCGGTTGTTAAGACCTATGAGGAAATAAACGAAAAGATCAAAAGCGGGAAGGTTGTGGTGGTAACGGCCGAGGAGATGACCCGAATAGTCAGAGAAAAGGGTGAAAAACGGGCGGCAGAAGAAGTGGATGTGGTTACAACGGGAACCTTTGCCCCCATGTGTTCCTCCGGAGTATTCATAAACTTCGGACATACCAAACCGCCCATCAAGGCACATCGGGTCCTGTTGAATAATGTACCCGCCTATGCAGGACTTGCCGCAGTGGATATCTACCTGGGAGCCACAGAACCCGCCCTCGAAGACCCACTGAATAAGATTCATCCCGGATTGTTTGAATACGGCGGAGGACATGTGATTCACGATCTTGTTAGCGGAAAACCCGTGGTGCTTAAGGCAGAAGCTTACGGAACCGACTGCTATCCCAACCGTTATGTGGAAAAAACGGTCTATCTGAAAGATCTTCCCAATGCGGTGCTCTGCAATCCGAGAAACGCTTATCAAAATTATAATTGTGCGGTAAACCTATCCAGAAAAACTCTTTACACTTACATGGGTGTTCTTAAGCCAAAACTGGGCAACGCCAATTATTCGACTTCGGGCGCCCTCAGCCCCCTGCTGAACGATCCCTATTACCGAACAATCGGCATGGGAACCCGCATATTTCTCGGGGGAGGCATCGGTTACGTCGTCTGGCATGGAACTCAGCACAACCCCAATGTGCCCCGAAACGATAGGGGCATACCCCGTGGGCCTGCGGGTACCTTGATGGTTCTCGGCGATCTCAAACAGATGCAACCAAGATGGCTGGTGGGCGTGAGTATCCTGGGCTACGGGTGCTCCCTTGCAGTGGGAATTGGAATCCCAATCCCCGTGCTCGATGAAGAAATGGCCTACTATACCGGGGTTTCTGACGAAGATATAGTAACTCAGGTGAAAGACTATAGCTTCACCGAAAGCGAACCGCTCGGGGAAGTATCCTATGCGGAACTGAAAAAGGGCGTAATCAGGATCCGGGGAAAGGAAGTGCCCACAGTTCCTCTTTCGAGCTACTTAAGAGCACGGGAAATTGCAGAAATTCTTAAGAACTGGATAAAAAGCGGATCCTTTTTGCTCGGAAAACCACAGGAGTATCTTCCCGGATGTCCACAGTGA
- a CDS encoding enoyl-CoA hydratase/isomerase family protein, whose protein sequence is MGRYMELQRDGSVVVMTLTRGDEANTFRRDVLEEYLETFDEIENTEGNLALLITSNSPKYWCTGIDLEWLSTQPKEYFLEFASLMDRVFLRAALLNLPTVGCLTGHTFAGGAILASALDFRFMREDRGWFCFPEVDIKIPFSLLMQEIVEMLPNPHAVKELILTGRRIGGREAAELRIVDGAYPPEELFEKSLEYAHMLSQKDRKTYTQIKHTWRRSILRLKKAVLEGTVSFHEI, encoded by the coding sequence ATGGGACGCTACATGGAGTTGCAGAGAGACGGGTCGGTAGTGGTGATGACCCTGACCAGAGGAGACGAGGCAAATACATTCAGGCGGGATGTGCTGGAAGAATATCTTGAAACTTTTGACGAAATCGAGAACACGGAGGGCAATCTCGCCTTACTGATTACAAGTAACTCCCCGAAGTACTGGTGTACGGGAATTGATCTTGAGTGGCTGAGCACCCAGCCAAAGGAGTATTTTCTAGAATTTGCCTCCCTTATGGACAGGGTCTTTTTGAGGGCTGCTCTTTTAAACCTTCCCACGGTAGGATGCCTTACGGGACACACCTTTGCCGGCGGTGCAATCCTTGCCTCTGCACTGGATTTCCGGTTTATGAGAGAAGACCGGGGCTGGTTCTGTTTCCCTGAGGTGGACATCAAGATACCCTTTTCTTTGCTTATGCAGGAGATTGTTGAGATGCTTCCCAATCCCCACGCTGTAAAGGAGTTGATCCTTACGGGACGAAGGATAGGGGGGCGTGAAGCCGCGGAGCTCCGCATTGTGGACGGAGCCTATCCTCCCGAAGAACTCTTCGAGAAGTCCCTTGAATACGCACACATGCTTTCTCAGAAAGACCGTAAAACTTACACGCAAATCAAACATACCTGGAGGCGATCGATACTGAGGCTTAAAAAGGCGGTGCTTGAGGGAACGGTGTCGTTCCATGAAATATAA
- the argJ gene encoding bifunctional glutamate N-acetyltransferase/amino-acid acetyltransferase ArgJ, which translates to MSPVPAEAAKSTSDVVVDRKPFAIPGFLVNAVETGMRYRGRPDLALILCENPEGAACGGVFTKNLFEAAPVKISREHLKESGGRVGAVLINAGIANACTGLEGLVRAKRTARLLAERLRLRETSVLVASTGVIGNHIKVETIEARIPELLSNLSPDAWDLVARAIMTTDTRPKVACAEGEIDSSIIRVGGVAKGSGMIAPNMATMLAFICTDVSIEPDTLQEILSQVTDKTFNAITVDGDTSTNDTVLVLASCHPEGAVVGKDEPKKLEFFELLLEAVCRDLAIQIVEDGEGATKTVEIRVIGAPTRDAAMAVAKTVAQSPLVKTAIYGGDANWGRVVAAAGRAGVSFDPDRLSLYFDNLCVFKDGRPLDDEEVEKRATEIFSRPRFRICLDLAAGSEEATVWTCDLTHGYIDINARYRT; encoded by the coding sequence ATGAGCCCTGTCCCTGCGGAAGCGGCAAAAAGTACAAGCGATGTTGTGGTCGATAGGAAGCCCTTTGCAATTCCCGGCTTCCTCGTAAATGCAGTTGAAACGGGAATGAGGTACCGTGGAAGGCCTGACCTTGCCCTGATTCTCTGTGAAAACCCCGAAGGTGCCGCCTGTGGGGGTGTGTTCACGAAAAATCTCTTTGAGGCGGCTCCGGTTAAAATCAGCCGGGAGCACCTGAAGGAGTCCGGCGGGAGAGTTGGGGCGGTACTAATAAATGCCGGAATAGCCAACGCATGCACGGGTCTGGAGGGACTGGTAAGAGCAAAGAGAACTGCACGGCTTCTGGCGGAAAGGCTGAGACTTAGAGAAACCTCTGTGCTGGTTGCATCAACAGGGGTTATCGGGAACCACATAAAGGTTGAAACTATTGAAGCCAGAATCCCCGAGCTCCTGAGTAACCTTTCCCCCGATGCCTGGGATCTGGTAGCAAGGGCCATCATGACGACGGATACCCGGCCGAAGGTTGCCTGCGCAGAAGGCGAAATTGATAGTTCTATTATCCGTGTAGGTGGTGTGGCTAAAGGATCGGGCATGATAGCGCCAAACATGGCAACCATGCTCGCCTTTATCTGTACTGATGTTTCCATAGAACCGGATACTCTGCAGGAAATTCTTTCGCAGGTGACCGACAAAACCTTCAATGCAATAACCGTCGACGGCGACACGAGCACAAATGATACGGTTCTGGTACTGGCATCGTGTCATCCCGAAGGAGCCGTGGTCGGCAAAGACGAGCCCAAAAAGCTCGAATTTTTCGAATTGCTTCTAGAAGCTGTCTGCAGAGACCTGGCAATACAGATTGTTGAAGATGGCGAAGGAGCAACGAAAACCGTAGAAATTCGTGTTATTGGGGCGCCAACACGAGATGCGGCGATGGCCGTAGCAAAAACCGTAGCCCAGTCGCCGCTGGTGAAAACGGCCATATACGGAGGTGACGCTAACTGGGGGCGTGTCGTTGCTGCTGCCGGTCGTGCCGGTGTTTCCTTTGACCCCGATCGGCTTTCCCTGTACTTTGACAACCTTTGCGTTTTCAAAGACGGCAGACCCCTGGATGACGAAGAAGTGGAGAAGAGGGCAACAGAGATCTTTTCACGACCGCGATTTCGTATATGCCTGGATCTTGCGGCGGGTAGCGAGGAGGCGACCGTCTGGACCTGTGATCTTACTCACGGGTACATCGATATTAATGCCCGTTACAGAACATAA
- the secA gene encoding preprotein translocase subunit SecA, with amino-acid sequence MLKRIVKRLFKSYNERYLQGLAPLVDHINSLEQSMMKLSDAELQAKTWEFKEKLNRGASLDDLLPEAFAVVREAARRVLGMRPFDVQLVGGIVLHQGKIAEMKTGEGKTLVATMPVYLNALLGRGVHVVTVNDYLARRDSEWMGKVYRFLGLSVGCIVHGLPDSERKKAYQADVTYGTNNEFGFDYLRDNMKFRLEDMVQRDLYYAIVDEVDSILIDEARTPLIISGPSEKSTELYYRVNRIIPKLKRDQHFTVDEKSQAVVLTEEGVAKVEELLGVDNLYDPHHIDLLHHVNQALKAHYLFKRDVHYVVKSGKVIIVDEFTGRLMPGRRYSDGLHQALEAKEGVRIENENQTLATITFQNYFRMYEKLAGMTGTAETEAEEFAQIYKLDVIVIPTHKKMIRIDYPDCIYKTEKEKFRAVVREIVELHRQGRPVLVGTVSIEKSERLSAMLKKEGIPHQVLNAKHHEKEAEIIARAGQRGAVTISTNMAGRGTDIVLGEGVAELGGLHVIGTERHESRRIDNQLRGRAGRQGDPGSSRFYLSLEDDLMRIFASDRVARIMDKIGMEDDVPIEHPLVTRAIENAQKQVEAHNFSIRKQLLEFDDVMNTQREIIYKQRREALAGGNLRPVIEDMIRDVIDSMVSLYCNDEVTPDEWNLEGLVREFYSSTGIALSAQELEGFRDAGGIRDFLYRRALSKYNEREGELGAELLRQLESFILLQNVDNHWKDHLLSMDHLKEGIGLRGYGQEDPLVAYKREAHYLFDEMIERIKADTVRMLFRIRIQQEEEVSRLKAERESQPLYYGGGEGSANKRQPVKSKKKVGRNEPCPCGSGKKYKRCCGR; translated from the coding sequence ATGTTAAAGCGGATAGTAAAAAGGCTTTTTAAAAGCTACAACGAACGCTATCTCCAGGGGCTTGCTCCTCTGGTGGACCATATCAACAGCCTTGAGCAATCCATGATGAAGCTAAGTGATGCAGAACTGCAGGCCAAGACCTGGGAATTCAAGGAGAAGTTGAATCGGGGGGCAAGCCTGGATGATCTTCTCCCGGAAGCTTTTGCGGTCGTAAGAGAAGCAGCGCGGCGCGTTCTGGGCATGAGACCCTTCGATGTTCAGCTTGTAGGCGGGATCGTGCTCCATCAGGGTAAGATCGCCGAGATGAAAACGGGAGAGGGTAAAACTCTGGTTGCCACCATGCCCGTCTATCTAAACGCTCTGCTGGGCAGAGGGGTTCACGTCGTCACGGTGAACGACTATCTTGCCCGACGGGACAGCGAATGGATGGGCAAGGTCTACAGATTTCTGGGGCTTTCTGTAGGATGCATCGTACACGGTCTTCCCGACTCAGAACGCAAGAAGGCATATCAGGCAGACGTAACCTACGGAACCAACAACGAGTTTGGTTTTGATTATCTCCGGGACAACATGAAATTCCGGCTTGAGGACATGGTCCAGAGGGACCTCTATTACGCAATAGTTGACGAAGTGGACAGCATCCTTATAGACGAAGCCAGAACTCCGCTGATTATAAGCGGTCCTTCGGAAAAATCCACAGAGCTTTACTACCGGGTTAACAGGATTATACCGAAGCTTAAAAGAGATCAACACTTCACGGTGGACGAAAAGAGCCAGGCCGTTGTACTGACGGAAGAAGGCGTTGCAAAGGTGGAAGAGCTTCTCGGGGTGGATAATCTGTACGATCCGCACCACATTGATCTGCTCCATCACGTGAACCAGGCACTTAAGGCACACTACCTTTTCAAGCGGGACGTTCACTACGTCGTTAAGTCTGGAAAGGTGATAATCGTTGACGAATTTACCGGCCGGCTCATGCCGGGGAGGCGCTACAGCGATGGGCTTCATCAGGCTCTGGAAGCTAAAGAGGGCGTCAGAATAGAGAATGAAAACCAGACCCTGGCCACCATAACCTTTCAGAATTACTTCCGTATGTACGAAAAGCTCGCCGGCATGACCGGAACGGCGGAAACAGAGGCCGAAGAATTTGCTCAGATCTATAAGCTCGATGTCATAGTAATACCCACTCATAAAAAGATGATCCGAATAGATTACCCGGACTGTATCTACAAAACGGAGAAAGAAAAATTCCGGGCGGTGGTGAGGGAGATAGTAGAGCTTCATCGTCAGGGACGACCGGTTCTGGTGGGAACGGTTAGCATTGAAAAGTCCGAACGCCTGAGTGCGATGCTCAAAAAAGAAGGAATTCCCCACCAGGTGCTTAATGCGAAGCACCATGAAAAAGAGGCCGAAATCATTGCCAGAGCCGGCCAGCGAGGAGCCGTAACCATATCAACGAATATGGCCGGTCGAGGTACCGACATCGTATTGGGTGAGGGCGTTGCGGAATTGGGGGGGTTACATGTAATAGGCACGGAGCGCCATGAATCCAGACGTATCGATAATCAGCTTCGTGGCCGCGCCGGCCGTCAGGGCGATCCCGGATCCTCCAGGTTCTATCTGTCTCTTGAAGACGACCTCATGAGAATCTTCGCTTCCGATAGGGTTGCCAGGATTATGGACAAGATCGGAATGGAAGATGATGTCCCCATTGAACATCCCCTTGTCACCAGGGCTATTGAGAATGCTCAGAAGCAGGTCGAAGCTCACAATTTCAGCATTAGAAAACAGCTACTTGAGTTCGACGACGTTATGAACACGCAACGGGAGATCATCTACAAACAGAGGCGGGAGGCCCTGGCAGGGGGTAATCTGAGGCCCGTAATCGAAGATATGATCCGTGACGTGATCGACTCTATGGTCAGCCTTTACTGTAACGATGAAGTAACGCCCGATGAGTGGAACCTCGAAGGCCTGGTCAGGGAATTCTACAGTTCTACCGGAATCGCCCTCTCAGCCCAGGAGCTTGAAGGATTCCGGGACGCCGGGGGGATCCGGGACTTTTTATACCGGAGGGCTTTGAGTAAGTATAACGAGAGGGAAGGAGAACTGGGGGCCGAACTACTTCGCCAGCTTGAAAGCTTCATCCTGCTACAGAACGTGGATAATCACTGGAAGGATCACCTGCTCAGCATGGATCACCTGAAAGAAGGGATCGGACTCAGAGGCTACGGTCAGGAGGACCCTCTCGTGGCCTATAAACGGGAGGCTCACTATCTTTTTGACGAAATGATTGAAAGGATTAAGGCCGATACGGTAAGAATGCTTTTCCGTATCAGGATCCAGCAGGAAGAGGAAGTATCCAGATTGAAGGCGGAGCGCGAGTCTCAGCCCCTTTATTACGGCGGAGGAGAAGGCTCGGCTAATAAGCGGCAACCCGTAAAAAGCAAAAAGAAGGTGGGTAGAAATGAGCCCTGTCCCTGCGGAAGCGGCAAAAAGTACAAGCGATGTTGTGGTCGATAG
- a CDS encoding sigma-54 interaction domain-containing protein — MMFSNILPDDMPDGLSRSSGETILPDPVHEAWFLVDGEGRIVLSNKCAEKSFGLQKNALLVTLYPDLWQPVQAVIIGKTGHSVCSVRIGGRDYVLRVRAYRGGLSHRGALCSLEEKGRFEAIVEELFHFRRTTAELETIINSSHDGLWICDADAKVVRINPASERINGIKAEDVVGRSMKELVEEGFVNKSATLEVLRTGKVVHLLQETRTGRKLIVTGTPVFDDNGNIVRVVVTERDITEIEELHRELLEREALKNEYLEQILKLQLEEMMSHQIIARSPAMLKVLDQAVRAARVDSTVLLLGESGVGKGLIAELIHKYSHRAYAPFMKINCAALPDSLVESELFGYEAGAFTGARKSGKPGLLEVAHGGTVLLDEVGELSQETQAKLLHFLEDGRFTRVGGTKRRSVNVRIIAATNRPLDDLVRCGKFRQDLYYRLNVIPIRVPPLRERTEDILPLLDHYIRHFSRSMGAEKRLSPSVLRILVRYDYPGNVRELMNLCERLVAMSYGDVIGPEDLPEELGEMEKERRPSVDNPIDGAVEKGFREIIEEFEERIFKEMLSRYRTQQKIAEVLKINQSTVARKLKKYGLS; from the coding sequence ATGATGTTTTCAAATATCCTGCCCGACGATATGCCTGACGGCTTATCCCGCTCATCCGGTGAGACTATTCTTCCGGATCCTGTCCATGAAGCCTGGTTTCTGGTCGATGGTGAAGGAAGGATTGTTCTATCCAACAAATGCGCCGAAAAAAGCTTTGGGCTTCAGAAAAATGCATTACTCGTCACCCTTTATCCCGACTTATGGCAACCCGTTCAGGCGGTAATTATCGGGAAGACGGGTCATTCCGTTTGCTCCGTCAGAATTGGCGGAAGAGACTATGTCTTGAGGGTACGTGCTTACCGTGGCGGACTGTCCCACAGGGGAGCCCTCTGTAGCCTTGAAGAGAAAGGTCGCTTTGAAGCCATAGTGGAGGAATTATTCCATTTCCGACGCACGACGGCCGAACTGGAAACAATAATAAACTCTTCCCATGATGGACTCTGGATCTGTGATGCCGACGCAAAGGTTGTGAGGATCAATCCCGCTTCGGAGAGAATCAACGGCATAAAGGCGGAAGACGTCGTCGGGAGATCCATGAAAGAACTTGTTGAAGAAGGGTTTGTTAATAAATCCGCAACCCTGGAAGTCCTTCGAACGGGAAAGGTGGTTCATCTGCTACAGGAGACCCGCACCGGAAGAAAGCTCATTGTTACGGGTACCCCGGTTTTTGACGATAATGGGAACATAGTTCGTGTTGTCGTGACCGAGAGGGACATTACGGAAATAGAGGAGCTTCATAGAGAACTTCTTGAAAGGGAAGCGCTTAAAAACGAATATCTCGAGCAAATCCTGAAGCTACAGCTTGAAGAAATGATGTCCCATCAGATCATCGCACGAAGCCCGGCTATGCTGAAAGTGCTGGATCAGGCAGTGAGGGCCGCCAGGGTGGACTCAACGGTTCTTCTGCTGGGTGAATCCGGAGTTGGCAAGGGACTGATCGCCGAATTGATCCACAAGTACAGCCACAGGGCCTATGCCCCCTTTATGAAGATAAATTGTGCAGCATTGCCCGATTCTCTTGTGGAATCCGAGCTCTTTGGTTATGAGGCCGGGGCCTTCACCGGTGCAAGAAAATCGGGAAAACCGGGGCTCCTTGAGGTTGCTCACGGAGGGACGGTTCTTCTGGATGAAGTTGGGGAGCTTTCCCAGGAAACTCAGGCAAAGCTTCTTCACTTTCTTGAAGACGGCAGGTTTACGAGGGTAGGGGGAACAAAACGCAGAAGCGTTAACGTGCGGATTATTGCCGCTACAAATAGGCCCCTTGACGATCTGGTCAGGTGTGGGAAGTTTCGTCAGGATCTGTACTACAGATTGAACGTAATTCCCATACGTGTTCCCCCGCTCAGGGAGCGTACGGAGGACATACTGCCGTTGCTGGACCATTACATTCGGCATTTCTCCAGGTCTATGGGTGCCGAAAAGCGGCTCAGCCCTTCTGTGCTCAGAATCCTCGTCAGGTACGACTATCCCGGAAATGTTCGGGAGCTCATGAATCTTTGCGAAAGGCTGGTCGCCATGTCATACGGTGATGTGATAGGTCCGGAGGATCTTCCGGAAGAGCTCGGGGAAATGGAAAAAGAAAGGAGACCGTCTGTTGATAACCCGATCGACGGAGCTGTCGAAAAAGGCTTTCGTGAGATAATTGAAGAATTTGAAGAGCGTATTTTCAAAGAGATGCTATCTCGTTACAGGACTCAGCAGAAGATAGCCGAAGTACTGAAGATCAACCAGTCCACCGTTGCCCGCAAGTTGAAGAAATACGGACTCAGTTAA
- a CDS encoding acetate--CoA ligase family protein, with protein MERVDLRRFFAPRSIAVIGASQDFTRITGKPLYYLRKHGYTGRLYPVNPRYSSIDGLPCYSTIAEVPDEIDLALIAVNFRMVPQVLRECSDKGVRFATIFSSGFAETGEEGKRIQKEIAEIAREGGIRVCGPNCQGAVDLHNNTAAAFSAALDVYPLIKGSVGFATQSGAMGFSIFNLAQSQGIGFSYIVSTGNEMDLTCVDFMQFMLDDPNTSVICAYLEGIRDGKAFVELAERAQDVGKPIVVLKTGKSDVGSRAASSHTAALTGSDDVFDALCRQKGIIRVSDIDELIDVTRIITSFATPPSGRGLGIISTSGGGGVLCADIADELGLKVPEFEKEGLEKIKSSIPAFGSARNPVDMTAQVINTAEGFRNVLQAVVDDPGVDALVVVITMIVGTSATKMALDLARIKKTTHKPIAVVWTAGESLIREQLEILKEASVPYYSCPSRALRSLARYLQFGNYLKNRSRTPSVIELRRHIGFSSEKYRSGVLSEHGSKEVLSRFEIPVTREICTDSVERAVDFAREIGYPVALKIDSPDILHKTEAGLIRLNIRSEEELVRSFRDLLGIAKSKYPQARINGVLVQEMVSPGVEVMVGVKRDPQFGPTVVFGLGGIFVEVLKDVTMRVAPVDEAEALKMIREIRGYPILEGVRGSAKSDVKALAGIISRVSYMALALPNLSELDINPVIVFPEGSGAKAVDALMIFD; from the coding sequence ATGGAAAGGGTAGATCTCAGGCGTTTCTTTGCTCCACGATCGATAGCCGTAATCGGTGCTTCACAGGATTTTACCAGGATCACGGGAAAACCCCTGTACTACCTCAGGAAACACGGCTATACGGGTCGCCTCTATCCGGTGAACCCTCGCTACTCGTCAATTGACGGTCTTCCGTGCTATTCAACAATAGCAGAAGTCCCCGACGAGATTGACCTTGCCCTTATTGCCGTGAACTTCAGAATGGTTCCTCAGGTTCTCAGGGAATGCTCGGACAAAGGGGTCCGATTCGCAACGATATTCAGTTCCGGCTTTGCGGAAACCGGGGAAGAAGGTAAGCGGATTCAGAAGGAGATAGCCGAAATTGCCCGGGAAGGGGGAATCCGGGTATGCGGGCCTAATTGCCAGGGCGCCGTTGACCTTCACAATAATACCGCCGCCGCCTTTTCGGCCGCTCTGGACGTTTATCCGCTTATAAAGGGATCCGTAGGGTTTGCCACTCAGAGCGGTGCAATGGGCTTTTCCATCTTCAATCTGGCTCAGTCTCAGGGTATTGGGTTTTCTTACATCGTAAGTACAGGCAATGAAATGGATCTTACCTGCGTTGATTTCATGCAATTCATGCTTGACGATCCGAACACCTCGGTAATTTGTGCTTATCTGGAAGGCATAAGAGACGGTAAGGCCTTCGTGGAGCTTGCAGAGAGGGCGCAGGATGTGGGGAAACCCATAGTCGTCCTTAAAACGGGAAAGTCCGACGTGGGGAGCCGTGCGGCTTCGTCTCACACTGCAGCCCTTACGGGCTCCGACGATGTTTTCGACGCTCTGTGCCGCCAGAAAGGCATAATCCGCGTTTCCGATATTGACGAATTGATCGACGTTACGAGAATTATTACGTCCTTTGCCACACCGCCTTCGGGTCGCGGGCTGGGCATAATAAGCACCTCGGGAGGAGGTGGAGTCCTGTGTGCAGACATAGCCGACGAATTGGGTCTTAAAGTTCCGGAATTCGAGAAGGAAGGGCTGGAAAAAATCAAAAGCTCCATTCCCGCTTTCGGCTCGGCCCGAAATCCCGTTGATATGACTGCCCAGGTCATCAATACGGCCGAAGGTTTTCGCAATGTGCTTCAGGCAGTCGTTGACGACCCCGGAGTGGATGCCCTCGTTGTGGTAATCACCATGATAGTGGGTACCTCGGCAACCAAGATGGCTCTGGACCTGGCCCGCATAAAGAAAACAACCCACAAACCCATAGCGGTAGTATGGACTGCAGGAGAAAGTCTTATTCGGGAACAACTGGAAATTCTTAAAGAAGCCTCGGTGCCCTACTATTCCTGCCCTTCCAGGGCGCTCCGATCCCTGGCCCGCTATCTCCAATTCGGAAATTATCTCAAAAACCGGAGCAGAACCCCTTCGGTTATTGAACTTCGGCGGCATATTGGGTTCTCGTCCGAAAAGTATCGGAGCGGGGTTCTAAGTGAGCACGGTTCGAAGGAAGTGCTTTCACGCTTTGAAATCCCCGTAACCCGGGAAATATGCACCGATTCGGTCGAAAGGGCCGTAGATTTCGCCCGTGAAATCGGCTATCCCGTGGCACTTAAGATCGACTCTCCGGACATACTCCACAAAACCGAAGCCGGGTTAATCCGCCTGAACATAAGGAGCGAGGAAGAGCTTGTCAGGTCCTTCCGGGATCTTCTCGGTATTGCCAAATCGAAGTATCCACAGGCCCGGATTAACGGTGTTCTGGTTCAGGAAATGGTAAGTCCGGGAGTAGAAGTGATGGTGGGAGTTAAAAGGGATCCTCAATTCGGCCCTACCGTTGTTTTCGGTCTCGGAGGCATTTTCGTAGAGGTGTTAAAGGACGTTACCATGAGAGTTGCACCCGTTGACGAAGCAGAAGCCCTTAAGATGATTCGGGAAATCCGGGGTTATCCCATTCTCGAAGGGGTGCGTGGATCGGCAAAGTCGGACGTAAAGGCACTGGCGGGAATTATCTCACGGGTTTCTTACATGGCCCTTGCACTACCGAACCTTTCGGAGCTTGACATCAATCCTGTAATAGTTTTCCCGGAAGGCTCGGGGGCAAAAGCAGTAGATGCCCTTATGATTTTCGACTGA